Proteins encoded by one window of Puntigrus tetrazona isolate hp1 chromosome 17, ASM1883169v1, whole genome shotgun sequence:
- the pex13 gene encoding peroxisome biogenesis factor 13 yields the protein MAQPPPKPWERRIPGTMTAPLNYRSADFGSVSQSGLSVSGPPVLTRVAPPIPPRPVQQAYRPTYSSFPSSYSPYGSSIYGGYSPYSYSGYGVGGGLGYNRYNLMDEVPPSRFVQQAEESSRGAFQSIESIVHAFSSVSMMMDATFSAVYNSFRAVLDVANHFSRLRVHFTKVLSAFALVRTLRYLYRRLQRLLGMRQDSEVEDLWADSAASSMVSASGTRGAGIDDPKVNSVKSWPIFLFLAVVLGGPYLIWKLLRSAEGPEENATNWASGEDDHVVARAEYDFTSASEEEISLQAGDMLNLAPKEQQPRVRGWLLASVDGQTTGLVPANYVKVLGRRRGRKHAELERMAQAQQAAQNLPAPQTALATASVPDARLVVPTASVPDELLESVYGETQGLHAAPEVQASANNNNSDTVVITSEKMDL from the exons atggcTCAGCCTCCACCAAAGCCATGGGAAAGGCGAATCCCCGGAACCATGACTGCACCACTAAACTATCG CTCAGCTGACTTCGGATCAGTTTCACAAAGTGGTTTATCAGTGTCTGGTCCTCCAGTTCTAACACGTGTGGCACCACCCATCCCTCCAAGACCCGTTCAGCAGGCATACCGCCCTACATACAGCTCATTTCCCTCCTCATACAGCCCTTATGGGAGCTCCATTTACGGTGGCTACAGCCCGTACAGTTACAGTGGTTATGGAGTTGGAGGCGGCCTGGGTTATAACCGTTATAACCTGATGGACGAGGTCCCACCCAGCCGCTTTGTTCAGCAGGCAGAGGAGAGCAGCCGCGGAGCATTTCAGTCCATTGAAAGCATCGTCCATGCCTTCTCGTCGGTCAGCATGATGATGGATGCTACTTTCTCTGCCGTCTATAACAGCTTCCGCGCTGTTCTGGATGTGGCCAATCACTTCTCTCGTTTGCGCGTACATTTCACAAAGGTGCTTTCTGCTTTCGCCCTGGTTAGGACACTTAGATACCTTTATCGCAGGCTGCAGAGGCTGCTGGGGATGCGTCAGGATTCGGAGGTGGAAGATTTGTGGGCGGACAGCGCCGCTTCCTCCATGGTGTCGGCTTCAGGAACCAGAGGAGCTGGGATAGATGACCCCAAAGTGAATTCTGTCAAATCATGGCCCATTTTCTTGTTTCTTGCTGTAGTTCTCGGAGGGCCGTATTTGATCTGGaagcttttgcggtctgctgagGGTCCTGAAGAAAACG CCACTAACTGGGCAAGTGGGGAGGATGACCATGTAGTAGCACGAGCCGAGTATGACTTCACATCTGCGTCTGAAGAAGAGATCTCTCTACAGGCTGGAGACATGCTTAATCTTGCCCCTAAAG aacaACAGCCCAGGGTGCGTGGCTGGCTTTTAGCCAGTGTGGATGGGCAGACCACTGGCCTTGTACCTGCCAACTACGTCAAAGTGTTGGGCCGAAGGAGAGGCAGAAAGCATGCAGAGTTAGAGAGGATGGCACAGGCCCAGCAGGCTGCACAGAATCTTCCTGCACCTCAAACTGCTCTGGCTACAGCTTCGGTTCCCGACGCCAGGCTGGTGGTCCCCACTGCATCTGTTCCAGATGAGCTGCTGGAGTCTGTGTACGGTGAAACACAAGGCCTTCACGCTGCCCCGGAGGTGCAAGCTTccgcaaacaacaacaacagtgatACTGTAGTGATAACCTCAGAAAAGATGGACTTATGA